CGAACGTGTGGGCCGGCTACGGGCTGGTCCGCCCGGGTGCGGGCGCCGCGCTGGTCGGCAGCCACGAGCAGGTGGCCGAACGGATAGCCGAGTACCACGCGCTGGGCATGAACCACCTGATCCTCTCCGGGCAGCCCCACCTCGAAGAGGCGTACAACTTCGCCGAGGGTGTGGTGCCGCTGCTGCGGCGTCAGGGGCTGCTCGGGCGGGAGGCGTCATGACGCGGGTGGAGACGACACTGCTGCAGGGCAGCCCCCGGGCGGGCTCGCGTACCGCGGGCATCGCCGTCCGGCTGGTGGAGGAGCTGTCGCTCGCCCTCGCCGCGGAGGGGGTCGAGCTGGCCGGGCCGGACGTCGTCGACCTCGCCGACATCGGCGCCGGGCTGCCGTTGCGGGCCAGCCGCAGCGTGCCGCTGGGGCCGGAGACCGAACGCGCCCTGGAGCTGGTCCGCCGCCCCGGCCTGCTGGTGGTGGTCAGCCCGACGTTCAAGGGCACCTACACCGGCCTGCTGAAGTTGTTCCTGGACATGCTTCCCCTCGACGGGCTGGCCGGCTGTGTCGCCGTCGGTGCGATGACCGCGGGCTGGGCCAAGCACCGTGGTGCCGGGGACCAGTACCTGCGCCCGCTGCTGACGGAGCTCGGCGCGGTCGCTCCGGTGCCCTGCCTGTCGATCCTCGAAGAGGAGTTCGAGGACGTGCCAGAGGTCGTCGCGGCGTGGTCGCGCCGTTGGGCGCCCGCGCTGGGGGCGGTGGCCCGCCACCTGCGTCACCACGACCTGTCCGCCCCCGAGGTCCATCCGCTGACCGGCGCTCGGGCCTCCTGAGCGCCCCGTTCATCCGTCACGCCAGCGACACAGAGGAGATCGACCATGACCGAGCAGACCGCGCCCGCCCGCCGTACCGAGGAGGAGATCCGCGCCACCGTGGCGGCGGTCATCTCCGACATGGCGCCGAAGGACGGCGTGGTGGTGACGGCGGGTTCCCACCTCATCAAGGACCTGGGCTACCACTCGCTGGCCCTGATGGAGGTGGCGTTCGCCATCGAGGACGAGTTCGACCTCGACCCCATCGACGAGGACACCGCCCGGAAGATCACCACCGTGCAGGCCGTGCAGGACCTGGTGGTCGAGCGGCTCGCGGAGCGCGACGGCTCCTGAGCA
Above is a window of Micromonospora rifamycinica DNA encoding:
- a CDS encoding NADPH-dependent FMN reductase translates to MTRVETTLLQGSPRAGSRTAGIAVRLVEELSLALAAEGVELAGPDVVDLADIGAGLPLRASRSVPLGPETERALELVRRPGLLVVVSPTFKGTYTGLLKLFLDMLPLDGLAGCVAVGAMTAGWAKHRGAGDQYLRPLLTELGAVAPVPCLSILEEEFEDVPEVVAAWSRRWAPALGAVARHLRHHDLSAPEVHPLTGARAS
- a CDS encoding phosphopantetheine-binding protein, producing the protein MTEQTAPARRTEEEIRATVAAVISDMAPKDGVVVTAGSHLIKDLGYHSLALMEVAFAIEDEFDLDPIDEDTARKITTVQAVQDLVVERLAERDGS